From one Allorhizobium ampelinum S4 genomic stretch:
- a CDS encoding CobW family GTP-binding protein — translation MADAKGAIPQFTPVNLLTGFLGSGKTTLLKRLLSDPALADTAVLINEFGEIGLDHDLVETVDGDTVLLQSGCVCCTIRGDLAEAVRTLHDRRERGEIAPFRRVMIESTGLADPFPILSTLKADPVLRHHFRHGNVITTVDAINGLGQLDAYGESARQVAIADRLVITKTDMTEALEQTELTGRLMARIASINPDAAIIAAAAPDFSAASLLDDDASLHSSTLQSASGFYCEAPADAGHSGDFRSFVVTVDAPIDWTAFGIWLTMLLNRHGARVIRVKGILNIAGEDRPVAIHGVQHLVHPPVHMGGWPSADRRSRLVFIVDGLETALIRRSFEAFAIK, via the coding sequence ATGGCTGATGCAAAGGGTGCTATTCCCCAGTTCACCCCGGTCAATTTGCTGACCGGCTTTCTCGGCTCCGGCAAGACGACGTTGCTGAAGCGTCTGCTATCAGACCCCGCCCTTGCCGATACGGCGGTGCTGATCAATGAATTCGGCGAAATCGGCCTCGATCACGACCTGGTGGAAACGGTCGATGGCGATACGGTGCTTTTGCAATCCGGCTGTGTTTGCTGCACCATTCGCGGCGATCTAGCTGAAGCCGTGCGGACCTTGCATGACCGCCGGGAGCGTGGCGAAATCGCGCCTTTTCGTCGGGTGATGATTGAAAGCACCGGGCTTGCCGATCCGTTTCCGATCTTATCGACGCTGAAAGCCGATCCTGTCCTGCGCCATCATTTCCGCCACGGCAATGTCATCACCACGGTTGATGCCATTAATGGGTTGGGGCAACTGGACGCTTATGGCGAATCGGCCCGGCAAGTGGCGATTGCCGACCGGTTGGTGATCACCAAAACCGATATGACTGAAGCCCTTGAACAGACTGAATTGACCGGACGGTTGATGGCCCGGATCGCGTCGATCAATCCGGATGCAGCGATAATTGCCGCCGCGGCCCCGGATTTTTCAGCTGCCAGCCTGCTGGATGACGATGCCAGCCTGCACAGTTCCACTCTGCAATCGGCCAGCGGTTTTTACTGCGAAGCGCCAGCAGATGCTGGCCATAGCGGCGATTTTCGTTCCTTCGTGGTGACGGTTGACGCGCCGATCGACTGGACCGCCTTCGGCATCTGGTTGACCATGCTGCTTAACCGCCATGGCGCCAGGGTTATCCGGGTGAAGGGCATTTTGAACATCGCGGGTGAGGACCGGCCCGTTGCCATTCATGGGGTCCAGCATCTTGTGCATCCGCCCGTCCATATGGGCGGCTGGCCATCGGCGGATCGACGCTCCAGGCTGGTTTTCATTGTCGATGGATTGGAGACGGCGCTGATCAGGCGGTCTTTCGAGGCCTTTGCGATAAAGTGA
- a CDS encoding polysaccharide deacetylase family protein, with product MAKEIFCSFGIDVDAVAGWLGSYGGEDSPDDISRGLFAGEVGAPRLLKLFERFGIKTTWFIPGHSIETFPEQMQAVADAGHEIGIHGYTHENPIAMTREQETEVLDKCIELVTRLSGKRPTGYVAPWWEFSNVTNELLLERGIKYDHSLMHNDFTPYYVRVGDSWTKIDYSKKPSDWMVPLKRGHETDLIEIPASWYLDDLPPMMFIKKSPNSHGFVNPHDIEQIWRDQFDWVYREMDYAVFPITIHPDVAGRPQVLMMLERLFAHMSKHPGVKFVTMNEIADDFAKRFPRKK from the coding sequence ATGGCAAAGGAAATCTTTTGCAGCTTCGGCATCGATGTGGATGCGGTGGCCGGCTGGCTCGGCTCTTACGGCGGCGAGGATTCGCCTGACGATATTTCCCGTGGTCTGTTTGCCGGTGAGGTCGGCGCACCGCGCCTGCTGAAATTGTTCGAACGCTTCGGTATCAAGACCACCTGGTTCATTCCCGGCCATTCCATCGAGACCTTCCCGGAACAGATGCAGGCTGTGGCCGATGCAGGCCATGAAATCGGCATTCATGGCTATACCCATGAAAACCCGATTGCCATGACCCGCGAACAGGAAACCGAGGTGCTGGACAAGTGCATCGAGCTGGTCACAAGGCTGTCGGGCAAGCGCCCGACCGGCTATGTCGCGCCCTGGTGGGAATTTTCCAATGTCACCAATGAATTGCTGCTGGAGCGGGGCATCAAATACGACCACTCGCTGATGCATAATGATTTTACGCCCTATTATGTGCGCGTTGGCGATAGCTGGACCAAGATTGACTATTCCAAGAAGCCCTCCGACTGGATGGTGCCTTTGAAGCGTGGCCACGAGACCGACCTGATCGAAATTCCGGCCTCCTGGTATCTCGATGACCTGCCGCCGATGATGTTCATCAAGAAATCACCCAACAGCCACGGCTTCGTCAATCCGCATGATATCGAGCAGATCTGGCGCGACCAGTTCGATTGGGTCTATCGTGAAATGGATTATGCGGTTTTCCCGATCACCATTCACCCTGACGTTGCCGGACGCCCGCAGGTGTTGATGATGCTGGAGCGGTTGTTTGCCCATATGAGCAAGCATCCGGGGGTGAAATTCGTGACCATGAACGAGATCGCCGACGATTTCGCAAAGCGCTTTCCGCGCAAGAAGTAA